The genomic DNA gagctgtatgccaaaatcatcattattaaaacaataaaagacctgaaatatttcagttggtgtgcaatgaatctaaaatatatgaaagtttaatttttatcattacattatggaaaataatgaactttatcacaatatgctaattttttgagaaggacctatatgttcacttttatggaagcagaaaaacaaagttcattaagacccttgggattgcttgtgataaagatttaaattcaaaatacAAGAGACTATCTGtatctgtctgtggtgttttaattttaaatattttaacaagaaaagtaggctaattattgtgtttaaatgttttgccgcttgcttgagcagcttattatacaaacctagaagtaaaattcaTGAATAATGcgctgtttatttttattgagtttaaactaatgtctatatgaaagatcgTTACTGTTCTGTTATAAAAGACTTACGatgctgaaaaatatatatatatattttaacatgatatgaaatcaaaacaatgaacaaatgttgtgtttgtggactaaacagacgcggatcagtagcggactgcaaatgtCAGACACAAGACGGGAACACAGAGGAAGGTGAACGTGTAGCAGTATTTATTGTGACAGAGGTTTCAGACACAGGTGAAGTAACAGGAATGGTCTTGACACGAAGAAGGTTGGAACTTAGCTGTGGTTGTGATGGAAGTAGATGACAGAATCGGAAGGCGGCACAGAGGAACTGACGATGAAGGAACAACGGGTATCCAGGGGAGCAACAATGATAGCGAGGGTTCAGGTAAGTACATGTGGGTCAATGCTAGATCAGACGAGGAGTGAGGGGAAGTGATGGTCCTTATATGAGAGCCTGGTGATGATGGACAGGTGTTCAGAATTCTGGTGATTGGGAACGAGTAGGCGTGGCATGTGGAGAGGGTGTAGGCTGTGACTCCGTGAcagcaaacacgtcctgtgtgaaagcacaatgagtccgtgctgcggactgcatatgcactgcaggcagattatgcatagataatatgcattttatgcaagtgctgtcaggctaaaattgtcgccaagggcggcaacacgagcaatgtacacctgattatgcatggaAAAATAagcgtcataaaccggaaaaccgacataattttgaaaaaaaaaccggtatatacatttttggtcaaaccgcccagcactagtttGAACTGTtatggaacagtgttgtaaatacaacttaaccactgatttctagttgtgttctcatttggaaggccaaataaagtagtttcgctttcacaacaaaacacacatcgTCTCCATAATATGGCGGCAGCGGCAACAGCTACAACAAAAGTTATGCTTTCTTTCTTTACGTGAAAATTTGAGCaccattatgcaaatcttcccacattgtgacatagacatgtgggggcgtggtTGACTCAACTTTTAtatagaatatctctttggatttgagactttagtctttgcaacttcacagatctcatttatgcaccaagagcatgtaacactccaaagagtgACCCTTTTGATAATGAGTAAATCAATTTTGAGATAATGGTCAATTCTGAGATATTGACCAATTCACATTGTTTTCATTCCGCTTACTAACAATGCTACTCATCAATTCATTtgaattgaaattattttttaatcttaccTGTTATATAGAGCTTCCACTAAGAAAACAGCACTCATTTTCAAGACACTGAGACTCAAGTTGGTGCTATTTGGGTTTGTTTGTAACAAGTGAGTCCGTgagtgtgatgtgtggtttgcatAGGTGAAAAATTTCtaatgattataatgactttccgcaaactgccaaaatacagacagcacattAAAAGTCCCACCAGAGACAGCTATATATTGGACCATTGTTACACCACAAAAAAGGATGCATATTGCTCTGTCTTATTCTGACCTATACAGtcagaaactgaaatcagctaaacctgtattaagaactgtaaaaagatggattaATGAAACAGGGTGGGATTTACAAGCCTGTTTCAACCTCACTGATTggagagtgtttttgaagctgctgccattGATCTGGATGAGCTCACAGAATCTGTGACttcttatatcagtttctgtgtagacttcctaccaggactcacttaacctacaacaatgacaaaccatggttcactgcaaaacttaGACAGCTCCgccaggccaaagaagatgctcacAGGAATGGGGACAGattcttgtataaacaggccaaATACACACAGGAAAAGGATATCATAGTGGCAAAGAGAAATTATTCTGGAAAGCTAAGGAACCAGTTCTCTTCCAGCGGACTTGCTTCAGTGTGGAAAGGTCTGAAAGACATCACCAATTACAATATACCATCCTCCAGAGAATCAACAGCTGGCAGGTGATCTGAATGAGTTTTAatgcaggttaaaaaaaaacaccaatcacACCTCCTCCAACCCCACTCTTCCCCACACTTGCACTTCAGAtcagtgaagatgatgtgcgtcAGGTCTTCAGAAAGAACAAGAGAAGAAAGGCATCAGGCCCAGACGGAGTGTCACCAGTCTGTCTGAAAACATGCGCTGACCAGcaggcccccatcttcacacaaatcttcaacagatcactggcgCGGTgcaaagtcccttcatgcttcaaacgctccaccatcacccccgtcccaaagaaacccaaaatcacTGGGcttaatgactacagacctgtggctctaacgtctgtagcgTTAGAGCCACATTAAcgctattactgttttttctgtatttttgatcaaataaatgcaggcttgatgaacagaagaaacttctttcaaaaacattaaaaatagtaatgtttccaaactcttggtctgtactgtatatatatatttttttgtaatagtcattatatatatatatatatatatatatatatatatatatatataaattggaataaaaaaaagagtagaATTAATCATGTTTCTGACACGACTTAAATACCCcaaaatattgagaaatgttTTTCATACCAAAATAGGATACCAAAATATAAACTACACTGCACCtgaaaagtgttttaaagtgTTTCAAGTGCACAATGTAGTTTGTTTTAGAACATATATTAATTCCCTTGTtagattatttgtgtgtgtgttttgtcattccAAAGTCTAAACCAGATTTGAACCTCCTTAGAATCATACATTACTTTGTTCTTCTTTTACATGCTCTTGTAGCCTTTGCTGCCATCTAGTGTACTAAGTAGACAGCTCACAATGGAAAGAGTACATATagttcaccatttttttttttttttgagagagagagctaTCCATCTTGTTCTCAGACATTCAAACATGCATCAGAGCAAACACCTGATGACATTTCCAGTTTTAATGTTGACAATACATTTaatcacattcatttttattatacaaGCCTTTCTCTTCAAAAGTTTATTTGACTGAAAATAACATTCAACATGGGGCATGCCTGCTTTGCATTGTAAGAATGGAGGGGTTGAGACTGCGACATCAACAGAATATAGGAGATCTTCAATCTGTTTAAAGCAATGTCCATCTAATGGAATGACTGTCAAGGCGTTGCTCTTTCTACAAATGGCTGTGGCAAAGGTAGTGTCTGTTGCGCTAACACAGACAAACACAGGAGAAGCTGACTGCAACTGCATACCCATATATGTTATGTACATACACAGAATTACATACaagaaaatgtaaatactgtatataaagaaACAATCAAAAAATCGAATCTAAATCGGAATTCTTGagacaaaacattaacattaacacatCTTTTCATCAGGGAGGATAGAAACGTTGAGTGTAAATCACCTCATCTGAGCATTTTACAAGTTCATCTCTGTGTGGTACATTCATACAGAGTGTAAGACAGTTTGAGAGCGAGACGGTTTGAGGAGCTTCAGAAATGCAGTCTCCGGTAAAGAGTCCATGCATGGGCGGCTCTCGAACTCTCTCTTTAACTCTGACACATTTGAGACACATTCacattaatgtacagtacatCACAGTCATTGAGCTTCGCCTAAGCTTTATTATGACAATGTAAATCTACCGCCAATAGGACAGGTCATTCGATAAGGTCACTGCGAAACCCTCTTCAAGTGGAATACCATCCCACGTTTAGATGAGAAACCGAATTAAAATCACTCGATGAGAGGTTCAATGTTGGTTTTTATagaaacaaaaaaactgaaaggTTTAAAATATTTCCCATTCATGTCAATAAGCACATTCAGTCATTATACATCTTGGAAATTTAGCAAAATCATGATTTCACATAGGGACTTACAGTACTTCCAGATGATTGATCACCTCATTACAATTTCAGTGCATTTAACCTAGGTCTAATGCGTAACTCAAGGGCCGATAATGAATGAAATTAATGAGGTGTATGGAaggtataaaaacataaaacaaataaacaaaccaacaaaacaagCATTTACACTCCAAAGTGGCCCCACACAATCAAAGTCAACACAGGATTCTAGTTAGTATGTGCTACTTTACCTTTAAATTTCCACTATAGTTACACCTTATTTTAAAAGAGTGGAGAAAAATCACTTATGGCACAATGATCCCACACCTACAGACAAGATGActagatttgttttatttccttAAGTCTGGTTTAAATACACACAAAGCGCATGTTTATCAAGATGAGGCCTGAGAAAGGCAGTAAAGCCACTGCTGATCCAGTCCTTTCTGAATGCACACACAACTGTGACTTGGGTCACAGAACATGTTCGTGAACAACTCAAACTAATTCTGATATGACTCCATTAGCTGTTATTGCAAAATGTTTATCATACCACAATACCAAAATATAGATGTTAAAAACTAGATTGATCCTCTGAAAAGTGTCTAAAAGTGTCCAAATAGTTCATCATCGCATTCTTAATGTACAATATTGTGAGtgtaatatgttgatttgatttGGATTTACTATTTGGCAGCAATATTGTATTGAACTGCAAGTCTCTCAAAATTAAAACAGTGTAGCATATAATCTATTATAgtcatttatttttcacttttatctttaaatttgaatattttggtgataaaaaataaataaatcacatttattacTCTGAACATTTTCTGGTACCTGAcccttaaaatattttctttcagttATGGCTTCTGGTAAAACATCTAAATCTACTGTGATGCCGTTAGTTTCCAATGGAATTAAAACGGTAAGTGCAACATTAGATATTTCTAAGTTATCAGTTATGATCAGCTTTTTGCTAAAAATAAGAGTACAATAAGTAAGGCCCACAAAGCCCTGCACTCAGAACAATATGGCTGCCAGTCAAATTTTGAAAAACTAGGTCTACCACGCCCAGCAAATAAGATAAAAACCTCTGCTCTTCGAGGTCCCTAGCAAAATTTTCATAAATTCAGATTTGTATAGCTACATCAGTATCGGCGTGAGAGATCAATTCATTTTAGGGCTGAATTAACAACCATAAGAAAGCAAAtgctaaaattgaaaaaaaactaaagatgTGTAACTATTTTAGAACACCAACTGTGTTATAAAAATAGCTGATTTATGAAATTCCAATGAAAAACAGCAGTAATGTTAAAGACTATAAAATATCACCTACTACTATTTAGGATAGACACAATGGGATTTCATTGGGAATACACTGACAAGTCTTTTTAGTATACTTGTAGACAAAATATTATCAAGCCCTGAACTGATCATGATGTAATTGTAAAGAACAGCTGCATTTATGTTTTACATGTTGCTGATTGTTAGCCCTAAAATTCAACATTTACCAATGGCACATAGTTCagtgatatcattatatttttggCACAATATGTTCAAATACAGTTATTATTCAACATGAAACTGCAGTTTAAAAAGGACATTAAATAATACCAAGGTAGATTCTGTGGTTTCCCATCCCACCTTTGGTAACTCTAAAACGACTAATCTAACAACAGGTCTACTTTACGaataattcaaatacaaaaccataaattaattaataaataaacgaacatacagcTAGATAGAgaaataattctaaattaaataaatatgtttcctggcatatttttttaagatataaaaaataattaacattctTACTTCTGAATATGCATATGGTGCTTTACGTAGCTTTACAAAACATAGATGTACATAAATACACTCAAATTCACAGAGAATCGTCACTCTCAAGTATATTGTCACTGGGGGTGTGAGAatagcagttttttttattgtatcttaCTTTATTTAACTACTTttactattttttgttttcttttttacttgaAAATATTGATTTACTTATCTTTCAATGCACATATCCACTTTAAATTGCTCTTTCCTTTCAATTTCTGGGAACATGAAAAACAATATCTGACcgtgttctgaaaaaaataaaaaaagactaataATGGTGCTAAGAGCAAAAGCTTGAACAGATACTGAACTAAATAAGCTCATTACTAGATCAGAATGATTCTCGCTTTAAATGTTTTGCTAGGCTGAAGTCTGGATTTTAGCACTCAAAACTTAGCGCTTGAAATCATAGAATTCTCCATTTCAAAACCACCACAAACCCAGAGAGATATAATGGATCATATTCTGGATAATTACTTTTAATCGTGTAAACTTTCATTTGCCATAACTTAGTGGGAAATTACGAAATAACGGGAGGCCTCAGTTACAATTTGAGAACTATAAGTGCAAACTAAATTGATCGAATCAATTCCTGAGGATCGGAGAATCAAGAGGCTATCAAATACTGAACAATTAGCTCTCTTCATCCTCGTTGTGGCCTCCACGTAGCTACTTATGGGAACTGAAAAAGACAATGAGAGAGACTGCTGGAGTATCTTTATCATGATGAAGACCTTGTCTTCAGTTAGTTACAGAAGAAACTAGATCTATTTTGATAATTATGAAATGATCTTACATGGGGTAATAAAACACTTATGGTGGTTTCAAGTCTGTTCTGCTCAAGTGTCAAAATACTATGCTGCCTTACTGAAAAGTACAGaaaaagttcacctaaaaatcaTCTATTCATCTTAATATCACTCAAAATATATGTGATATTGTAGTTATCTAGCAGGCTGCAGTCTTTTGGGTTTTTTGgggggttaactatccctttaaatcaacaaacgataaatgacaaatataaaaaacaaaacttaagACACTTAGAAACACTGCACATTGTTTCCTGAATGAAGTATTTTTTCTGAACCCAATTCTTTGGCCCAAAACCCAAACAGCAACCCAAAACCACGGTGATAAGTAGTTAACTATCATCTCACAACCTTCCCACGCAGAATGTgggaaaataaatagataaaatgctCAGTGTTTGGCTCAATGGAGTTACTATTTCATCAAGCAGCAGTTGGTATGAGTGTAGAAAATGAGAAAATAGAGGCTTCACTATAATGGTGGGAGGAAAATACCACCAAAACTTTCTCTTTCCTGAACATTTCCCCCTTATTTTTATTCCTGTCATACCTGTAACTCTTTTTTTCACTCTCACAGAGGCAAGTCGGTACTGTTGTGCCGTGTCTTCCGTGAGGTGCCGTCATCCCGAGGGAGAGCCTTCTGTAGGTTGGACATGGCTGCTGTCTTCTTCAGGTCGATCACGGCGTAGCATTCTCCACGGCGGGAGGACGGGGCCGCTGCTGCGGCAGCCATGCCACGTCTGAGGGGAGGAGGTCTCTGTGGTACCGGAGCCCCGCCTCCGTGTCCCGAGCAACCGGAGGGCTCAGCCTCCAGCTCCACCTGGATGTAGTTGAGCTGGCGAGAGGGAGGAGGAGGCGGGCGACGGCTGTGCTGCTCGCAGGTGGTGCTGCCACGTCCCGCTCGCTGACGTCTGAAATCGAAGTTGAAAACCCGGTTGGCCCTCTCAGGTGGGTGAGGGTGTGGAGGGCAAGCATGACGGAGACGTGTCGGAGGCTGGAGCTGGTAAGAGTTTGCATATAAGTAAGTTTCAGTGCTATCAAGTCACAGGGTTTACATCAACCAATGACTTTCtttgatttttttcattatttaatacagattagggatgggacggtatgaaaatttaatatcacggttatagtgactaaaattatcacgattatcaatattatcacggttttgttgaaacaagatgaaagtgttcaaaaatagttgatgctcacactgaaaacatttcagcaagttttatatttaataatcaacaaacaactaataaaacaagcaactctatgcacttaatttaaagaaagataaaattctgtggcatttccttccttacaatgaaaagtgtagaagcatagaaaagcatagaaaagtcactgactttcgccattccttctcgaaaaaaaacaaaaaaaacattgtgcgctgcgcttgcgtcagactgttgctggctggacatgatttaatagtgagttattaaaaccgcgataatcaaacatggttttaatgataattcatttttaaacgatattactaaccttcagcacattttatcacggttatcaataaaaccggttatcgtcccatccctaatacagATTGGACCTAgccaattacattattttagagcTAAGCATAATTATAAAACTATATACACATATACTCTATATATCTTCCTGACTATgattattatagttaatttaatagttaatttattatatttatttttcacatttattacattttataaaaaaatgtgataTCTAACTTATATGTCATTTTATTAATCTATGTGACTGTCCAGGCctggaaataacttttttttttttacaattccctGATATTTCCCTTGAATTAGATTTGGAATATTCTCTACTTGTATTTGTTTGTGCTTTTGTTTACACACATATTTAGTGTTAGAAGTGACAGCGATTCCACTCTTTCTACAaatgattttctaaaaaaaaaattacatttgattttacaCAGCCTGCACTCTTAAAGAGCAATATCATAATTTAGTGCTAAGcataactataaaatatatattcactcTTGAAATTCCAcagattttacttatttatttatagtgtATTATAATTTTGACCAATGATTTTTAGTGACATAATTAAAAAACTTCATACAAAACTTTCAAAGAGCAATAACCAATTAAATAAATTTAGAGCTAAGcataactttttaaataaatattcattctaGAAATTTCCCTGAcatttatagtattattattattattagtagtagtagtattaactttgcattataatttttgactgacaatttatttaatgtatattcagtattcatatatctatataaatatatttaaaaaaaaattataataattataattatatatatatatgaaattttatttattctcatAACTTTCTAGGCCTGGAAATCACTATTTTAGTGACTATTTTAATTCCTTGATTATACCCTGGAATTGGATTTGGCATATTCTCCACATGTATTTACTTGTGCTTTTATTGACGCACCTGTTCAGTATTGACATAGTTCTGCAGGGCATCACGATGAATCCCAGCACTGCCGCCACTCTCCTGATGATATCCGTTAGGGGTTGCGGGCCCTTCAGAATACTCATACTCATCatattcttcttcctcttcctcttcataCTCGTCCTCATCCTCGTCTTCATCCTGATCCTCTTCTTCCTCACGCTGAAGCGCACGGTATTCCCAAACCGGGGGGAGTGATGGAAGGTTCTCATAGTTGAGCAACGCGGTGCGCCGATGACCACTGACCCCCATTCCCCGGTCACAGCCGTATCCTTGCGGAGGCAGTGAGGAagggtgcgtgtgtgtgagcggcAGGGAGTGCGGATGCGTGTGTGTGCGGGAATCACCGGTGGTGCTGCTACTGCTACTGGAGCCCAAAGACTGAGATTGAGACACAGTGCTCGGACTCAGCCTTTGCCTACGTGCCCCTCGTAGTCCGTTGATATTCTCGTACGTCAGCTGACTTTCTGGGCAAGGCTCCATGCTAGAGTGTCGGTGCATTAGATGATGGCAATGGTGGTAAGAGTGTGTGTTGCACATGTGTACAGACGGAGTCTCCTCACCTTCTGTTTCGGAGCTGCCATCTGCCGCTCGAAGCGGGTGAGTGACGTGGCGGTCTCTGTCTCTTTCCATAAGGTGGCGCTGTGCTGGGGTCGGACCCAACATGAACTTCACCTCCTGGGCTCCAGGCTGGAGGAAGACCTGAGGGTCTTTGTGAGGGTCATCCAGGGGGCAGCAGTGCATGCTGGGCTGGCCTGGGACTGGGCCCCCACGTATGGTGGTGGTAGTTGAGGTTTCTGGGTAGGTGGTGGGCCGCACTTCGGGCAGGGAGTGGACACAGTGGCGGCTTGAGAGGTCAGTTTCCATGCCCACTGTATTCACATACGTATGGGTCTGGAAACAAATGACAAAAGTTAGTTAAACTGATGTTTAAGTAACCGACAGGACACTATTTACCTAGATTTAGCATTATGAACATTTTAACACCTTGAAAAAGATGCTACATAGTTCCCCTTTATACTGCATGTGTTTACATCTAAATGACTTtctatgttttaattaaaaaaaaatattatgtagaTTTATAACACTGTACTTTGTGTTTTATTACCTTGGcattaaatgaatgaaatttGGTTTCTAATACATTGGCTAAGGAAGTGACATATTTGGCGTCTTTCTCCCTTCTAACCAACATAATCGATCCgtcaatatttttatttcctctttttCAAAGTCATAGAAATGCTATCATGAACCTATCAGAACcccagaaatgtgaaaaaggtccaCTTCTTATAATTAATTTCAAGGTAAgcaatattatttttcaaatgtacaaAGCCCTCAaaagtatttttcttttcatttaaaaagatatttcacccaaaaattgaaattaccccatgatttattcacccttaaaccgtcctaggtgtatatgatatTTTTCTTTTAGACAAATACAATTtgagctatttaaaaaaatgtcctggctcttccaagattTATAATGAAGGTGGGTAGTGGTCCAGATTTTGAAGCAATTAAAGTgcgtccatccatcataaaaagtgttcCACATGGCTCCAGAGGGTCAATAAATGTCTTCTGGAGCAAagtgatgtgtttttgtaagaaaaatatctatatttactACTTaaatgagtcaatctttcgttcgttatctggctcgactcggtgttcatcttcagttctctcttcacagcagttcagtcagtgtactgtttgagtacatgaattactccgggatattggtttgtttgaactcagtgtgtcaggcacattaaaaaagttaacagcttaagtcatttgaggattaatgcttattggagacgagaaccgtttcaaacgattcagttcaatttggtgaactggttcaagaagatctggttacatcgagtgattcgtttgcgaaccggatatcactaaactgcattgaacgcgctcacaacagacccggaagagaagacaatgatgaataaagtcgtcgtttttgttatttttggaccaaaatgtattttcgatgcttcaacaaattctaactgaccctctgatgtcacatggactactttgaagatgtttttattacctttctggacatggacagtagactgtacacTAGGGCtatcaaaattgctcaaaaatgatgttcgaatattccctctaaaaaatacacgaatattcgaactattcgaacatctggttgcgcattacgtcaataacaggacaaaataatacaaagagacataacgtggggaagtcgtggcctaatggttagagagtcggactcccaatcgaaaggttgtgagttcgagtctcgggccggcaggaattgtgggtggggggagtgcatgtacagttctctctccaccttcaataccacgacttaggtgcccttgagcaaggcattgaacccccaactgctccccgggcgccgcagcataaatggctgcccactgctccgggtgtgtgctcacagtgtgtgtgtgtgtgttcactgctctgtgtgtgtgcatttcggatgggttaaatgcagagcacaaattctgagtatgggtcaccatacttggctgaatgtcacgtcactttcacttttgtcaCTTTCTTTAACTACTtctatagatagtctatttaagtttaaacatatatgacaatgtattacctacacaaaaacaaggaaatcaactaatggccaagagtGCAGACCTcaagctctctcaccctcacgttctctgtgcataatggtttaaatgaacaaacaaatttttgtgcaagcaatttaaggtcgcgactgttgtcccaaatatagcaggcttcattcagtgattgaaacaaatattattaatattaactgaagttttacagcatatagaactgacattgaatgctccgagcgagctgtgctgtggtaaacatggaacttttccttgacatgaaacaataaataatcaaacctcggatccattgcttgacagaactccccgaagcctgccccatccgcgatactgatcggtctcatatccttacaaatgaacgaaattattttatccgttatgacctcttgtcgtgttgcagacaaagagcttgtggcgggtgatgcaaagtaacgttaagtgtcaagacgtgactgtttagctggagttccacacattatgccatgctcatttgggtgcacatttttgagatgtgacctcatgttgctagtggtcgaatggtatgctaactgtatcttaaatagcttgcatacaactttatctcgcgggtcaacaattttacctcactttctctgctgcggtcgagttgggctctgcacttgctggcatcttccatgaagacgcgtcaactttcagcagtgatgctgtgccagacagtgcgactcctgtgacctgtccctgaaccctcaggcgcgctagcgcgcccactcgcaaagcagacaaccacgcctctactaccgcgggcgttttttccacatttttttttatattcgaatattcattttaaccttcgaaattcgttttttttaactattcgaatacatattcaaatttagaatattcgttgacagccctactgtacacacactttcaatggagggacagaaagctctcggactaaatctaaaatatcttaaactgtgttccgaagatgaacggaggtctcacgggtttggaacgacatgagggtgagtcattaatgacataatttccctttttgtgtgaactaaccctttaagcatatTAATGTCACTGCATTCAATAACACAACATCAAATCAAGTGtcatttaagaaaatattttgttaGAAGCTGTGAAGTTTTAAATGTTAGTGAAACGTAACAGTTAATCTTATGAATTTAAATGTGATGAACCTAACCCTGTGGTTATTCTGCTAGAACCCCTGTGTGAACTTAAACTGTCCACTAAAATCAGGGTAAGTTGACTTAAAAATTACAAATCTGCCTTCATTTACTTACAGTATatggtccagtgttgttttagtacggagctccgcacatgacatgcaagaaaaaataaataaattgtgcacacgatttactaattcattccctcaatgtactaaaaagtgcacacgattactattgcgttctctcg from Carassius carassius chromosome 17, fCarCar2.1, whole genome shotgun sequence includes the following:
- the frs3 gene encoding fibroblast growth factor receptor substrate 2; amino-acid sequence: MGSCWSCLYRDTIRDNHLNKFKVTNVDDEGNELGSGTMELTQTELILHTRKRDAIRWPYLCLRRYGYDSNLFSFESGRRCQTGQGIFAFKCSRAEEIFNLLQELMQCNSINVVEEPMLMTRPGHAPEMDMPRTPQTPNTPGFPMQGFPNGYPGYPISADSSQPSLPNDHRLSLMGLDDQTHTYVNTVGMETDLSSRHCVHSLPEVRPTTYPETSTTTTIRGGPVPGQPSMHCCPLDDPHKDPQVFLQPGAQEVKFMLGPTPAQRHLMERDRDRHVTHPLRAADGSSETEGEETPSVHMCNTHSYHHCHHLMHRHSSMEPCPESQLTYENINGLRGARRQRLSPSTVSQSQSLGSSSSSSTTGDSRTHTHPHSLPLTHTHPSSLPPQGYGCDRGMGVSGHRRTALLNYENLPSLPPVWEYRALQREEEEDQDEDEDEDEYEEEEEEEYDEYEYSEGPATPNGYHQESGGSAGIHRDALQNYVNTEQLQPPTRLRHACPPHPHPPERANRVFNFDFRRQRAGRGSTTCEQHSRRPPPPPSRQLNYIQVELEAEPSGCSGHGGGAPVPQRPPPLRRGMAAAAAAPSSRRGECYAVIDLKKTAAMSNLQKALPRDDGTSRKTRHNSTDLPL